Proteins co-encoded in one Aspergillus fumigatus Af293 chromosome 6, whole genome shotgun sequence genomic window:
- the ap1 gene encoding pepsin-like aspartic protease — MSSCRFSNTLKTATASPCKYLHTTTTITMATRIKLLPNPHYRKSGTKSYVHLMRKYRFTPTKGGRYFLSSSLHQTGRQYTHLPVGGRARIQHVLRKRIADTDETSDVGADDVQNDTMYLAPVSIGTPAQTIHLEVDTGSADLWVWSTHLAPATIAQHKTGTVFDPSKSSTFEEQSGSTWKVSRDDGSFAFGTVGTDTISLGGLRVEHQAIELADSLSAQYEQGTGDGLLGLAFSHINTVRPQPVRTLVENMVAQEDIPKSAKLFTAKLGCWQGANEPDEGEPFFTFGFIDQDIVTASGEEVYYTPIDNSRGFWLFDSASATVNGKTIARSGNKAIADTGTPLALVDDETCQAIYDAIPGAHYDDESQGYIFPSTTTADKLPVVSLAVGDKQFVVQREDLGFAEAKSGYVYGGIQSRGSMAMDILGSTFLKGIYPIFDVGNLRFGAVQRKELHQNLSAPQ; from the exons ATGTCATCCTGCAGATTCTCCAACACGCTAAAAACCGCCACAGCATCAC CCTGCAAATATCTCCACACTACAACCACAATCACAATGGCCACCAGGATCAAGCTCCTCCCCAATCCCCACTACCGCAAGTCGGGGACCAAGTCGTATGTCCACCTCATGCGGAAGTACCGCTTCACCCCAACAAAGGGTGGACGATACTTCCTCAGTAGTTCTCTTCACCAGACAGGCCGGCAGTATACACACCTGCCTGTTGGTGGCAGGGCTCGCATTCAGCACGTCCTGCGCAAGCGGATCGCGGATACCGACGAGACAAGCGACGTCGGCGCCGACGATGTCCAGAATGATACTATGTACCTGGCGCCAGTGAGTATCGGCACTCCGGCGCAGACAATTCATCTGGAAGTGGACACGGGTTCGGCGGACTTATGG GTCTGGTCCACCCACCTTGCCCCGGCGACCATCGCTCAGCACAAGACCGGCACAGTCTTTGACCCCAGCAAGTCGAGCACTTTTGAAGAACAGTCCGGCTCGACATGGAAGGTCTCCCGCGATGATGGCTCCTTCGCCTTTGGCACGGTCGGCACTGATACGATCTCGCTCGGCGGCTTGAGGGTCGAGCATCAAGCGATTGAATTGGCGGATTCCCTCTCCGCGCAGTACGAGCAGGGAACCGGCGATGGCTTGCTAGGCCTGGCGTTTAGCCACATCAACACGGTCAGGCCGCAGCCCGTCCGCACTCTTGTCGAAAATATGGTCGCTCAAGAGGATATACCGAAATCCGCCAAACTGTTCACTGCGAAGTTGGGGTGCTGGCAAGGCGCCAATGAGCCGGACGAGGGAGAGCCGTTCTTCACGTTTGGGTTCATCGACCAGGATATCGTGACGGCATCAGGCGAGGAAGTATACTACACTCCCATCGACAACAGCCGGGGATTCTGGCTGTTTGACTCTGCCTCGGCGACTGTGAATGGCAAGACGATTGCGCGGTCGGGCAACAAGGCTATTGCTGATACGGGGACGCCGCTAGcgctggttgatgatgagacgTGTCAGGCAATTTATGATGCTATTCCTGGGGCGCATTACGACGACGAGAGTCAGGGGTATATTTTCCCGTCCACCACGACAGCGGACAAACTTCCTGTCGTCTCGCTTGCTGTGGGAGACAAACAATTCGTCGTGCAAAGGGAGGATCTGGGCTTCGCCGAGGCCAAGTCGGGGTATGTCTATGGAGGCATCCAAAGCAGAGGCAGCATGGCCATGGATATCCTTGGGAGCACATTCCTCAAGGGAATCTACCCA ATATTCGATGTCGGCAATCTTCGTTTTGGGGCGGTCCAGCGAAAGGAGTTGCATCAGAACCTGTCCGCTCCTCAATAG